The following are encoded in a window of Qipengyuania soli genomic DNA:
- a CDS encoding enoyl-CoA hydratase/isomerase family protein, protein MTDPILIHSDGPVETVTLNRPERLNAMDEALIYALQDYFRGLHDRLDVRVVVLRAAGRAFCAGLDLGSWKNTGNEGAIHHTWRTQRAIATVMQLMRSCPQPIIALAQGAACGGGLSLLLSSDIRFCTPDFRMNAAYIKIGLGGCDMGSSYFLPRLVGSSLASEMILTGRFIHADRALASGFVSAVVASDQLDAAAAGIVDDMLLTAPMGLRLSKDALNRNIDAPGFEAALAIEDRQQVMLSQTADALEAQRAFLDKRRPDYRDR, encoded by the coding sequence GTGACCGACCCGATCCTCATCCACTCCGATGGTCCGGTCGAGACGGTCACGCTGAACCGGCCCGAGCGCCTCAACGCCATGGACGAGGCGTTGATCTATGCATTGCAGGACTATTTCCGCGGCCTGCACGATCGCCTCGATGTGCGCGTCGTGGTGCTCAGGGCTGCGGGCCGGGCATTCTGCGCGGGCCTCGATCTGGGCAGCTGGAAGAATACCGGCAACGAGGGGGCGATCCATCACACTTGGCGCACCCAGCGGGCCATTGCCACGGTGATGCAGCTGATGCGCAGCTGCCCCCAGCCGATCATCGCCCTGGCACAGGGCGCTGCCTGCGGGGGCGGCCTGTCGTTGCTGCTGTCGAGCGACATCCGGTTTTGCACGCCGGATTTCCGCATGAACGCGGCCTATATCAAGATCGGTCTCGGCGGGTGCGACATGGGATCGAGCTACTTCCTGCCGCGCCTGGTCGGCTCGTCGCTGGCCTCGGAGATGATCCTCACAGGTCGCTTCATCCATGCCGATCGCGCGCTCGCCTCAGGCTTCGTCAGTGCAGTGGTCGCGAGCGACCAGCTGGATGCCGCAGCGGCCGGAATCGTCGACGACATGCTCCTGACCGCACCGATGGGCCTGAGGCTCAGCAAGGATGCCCTAAATCGCAATATCGATGCGCCCGGCTTCGAGGCAGCGCTGGCGATCGAGGATCGTCAGCAGGTGATGCTGAGCCAGACGGCCGATGCACTGGAGGCACAGCGCGCTTTCCTCGACAAGCGGCGGCCCGATTACCGCGACCGCTAG
- a CDS encoding sterol desaturase family protein, whose protein sequence is MPGSTIAIIAIYLGFALAELWRSDLFSKSEQTRDDGIVEAVSMTMLIAVTQPTVLFAAGALANAIAPQYAGALAGLSVFAAIALFLVCEDMMQYWWHRASHSTSWLYNLHRAHHNAKYMSVRLVYRNNIIYYAMMPSLWLAGVLVWLGLGWVYAGYIVVKMLVIIGAHSDVAWDKPLYAIKWLSPIMWVVERTISTPATHHAHHGRHADDPAVNYKGNYGNLLFFWDVLFGTAKITRTYPTSYGVENLAPATLGQQLLWPIFPENKIMPEGGEKVAEQAAPSAA, encoded by the coding sequence ATGCCCGGATCGACCATCGCCATCATCGCCATCTATCTGGGCTTTGCCCTTGCCGAGCTGTGGCGCTCGGACCTGTTCTCGAAATCCGAGCAGACCCGCGACGACGGGATCGTCGAAGCCGTCAGCATGACGATGCTGATCGCGGTGACCCAGCCGACCGTCCTGTTTGCCGCCGGAGCCTTGGCCAATGCGATCGCCCCGCAATACGCAGGAGCACTGGCCGGCCTCAGCGTCTTCGCCGCGATTGCGCTGTTCCTCGTTTGCGAGGACATGATGCAATACTGGTGGCACCGCGCGAGCCATTCGACATCCTGGCTCTACAACCTCCACCGCGCGCATCACAACGCCAAGTACATGAGCGTCCGGCTCGTCTACCGGAACAACATCATTTATTACGCGATGATGCCCAGCCTGTGGCTCGCGGGCGTGCTTGTCTGGCTAGGCCTCGGCTGGGTCTATGCGGGCTACATCGTCGTCAAGATGCTGGTCATCATCGGTGCGCATTCCGATGTCGCCTGGGACAAGCCGCTCTACGCCATCAAGTGGCTCTCGCCCATCATGTGGGTGGTTGAGCGGACCATCTCGACGCCTGCCACGCACCATGCCCACCATGGTCGCCACGCCGACGATCCGGCGGTCAACTACAAGGGCAACTACGGGAACCTGCTGTTCTTCTGGGACGTGCTGTTCGGAACCGCGAAGATCACCCGCACCTATCCCACAAGCTACGGTGTCGAGAACCTCGCCCCGGCGACACTCGGCCAGCAATTGCTGTGGCCGATCTTCCCCGAGAACAAGATCATGCCCGAAGGCGGGGAAAAAGTTGCAGAGCAGGCAGCGCCCAGCGCCGCCTGA
- a CDS encoding Crp/Fnr family transcriptional regulator, with the protein MLFSALDPALRVHLLRNAAVREFGDGQIIQQRGERADGFWLIEEGSVMVGQFLPEGEFRAVALLGPGDSYGELAVFAGKPRIVDAVSRGNSRVRLIAARPFLEALSNYPASTRALLGALSEQLQDTLAQLAGLRRGTNPQRLAAILANMASDQDQPASVVVTQQELADLLGVTRATANAALRELQKLGLVQRGYGAVTIPVRDRLAQFALG; encoded by the coding sequence ATGCTGTTTTCGGCGCTAGATCCTGCCTTGCGGGTCCATCTCCTGCGCAATGCCGCGGTGCGCGAATTCGGCGACGGTCAGATCATCCAGCAGAGGGGTGAGCGAGCCGACGGCTTCTGGCTGATCGAAGAAGGATCGGTCATGGTCGGTCAGTTCCTGCCCGAAGGGGAATTTCGCGCGGTCGCACTGCTCGGCCCTGGCGATTCCTATGGCGAGCTGGCGGTCTTCGCCGGCAAGCCGCGCATCGTCGACGCGGTTTCGCGTGGCAACAGCCGGGTCAGGCTGATCGCGGCGCGCCCGTTCCTCGAAGCACTGAGCAACTACCCCGCATCGACCCGAGCCTTGCTGGGTGCCCTGTCCGAGCAGCTTCAGGACACGCTGGCGCAACTTGCCGGCCTGAGGCGCGGGACCAATCCGCAGCGGCTGGCGGCGATCCTCGCCAACATGGCCTCCGACCAGGACCAGCCGGCGAGCGTGGTGGTGACACAACAGGAACTCGCCGACCTGCTCGGAGTGACCCGTGCGACTGCCAATGCGGCGCTGCGCGAACTGCAGAAGCTCGGCCTCGTCCAGCGCGGCTACGGGGCGGTCACGATCCCCGTCCGCGACCGGCTGGCACAATTCGCCCTCGGCTAG
- a CDS encoding YqaA family protein, translated as MLRKLYDWTLEKASHPHAEWWLAMFAFIEASFFPVPPHPLLGLMCLAEPKKAIRFAVIATLASVAGGLLGYAIGWGLYDTIGADLLRWLGLSESFPVAACYLREYGVEILIVKGATPIPFKLLTITAGFIGMALVPFILASIVSRSISFMIVGVLFRMFGAPIKRFIDKYLGLVTVGFVALVIAGFVAIAYLDGGEDQATAEKCAAATLEQ; from the coding sequence ATGCTGCGCAAGCTCTACGACTGGACGCTCGAAAAGGCGTCCCACCCGCATGCCGAATGGTGGCTGGCGATGTTCGCCTTTATCGAGGCGAGCTTCTTCCCGGTCCCGCCGCACCCGCTGCTGGGCCTGATGTGCCTTGCCGAGCCGAAGAAGGCGATCCGCTTCGCGGTTATCGCGACGCTGGCCTCGGTCGCCGGGGGCCTCCTCGGATATGCGATCGGCTGGGGTCTCTACGATACCATCGGGGCGGACCTGTTGCGCTGGCTCGGCCTGTCGGAGAGTTTCCCGGTCGCGGCGTGCTACCTGCGCGAATACGGGGTCGAGATCCTGATCGTGAAGGGCGCGACCCCGATCCCGTTCAAGCTGCTTACCATCACCGCGGGCTTCATCGGCATGGCGCTGGTGCCCTTCATCCTTGCCAGCATCGTTTCCCGCTCGATCAGCTTCATGATCGTGGGCGTGCTGTTCCGCATGTTCGGTGCCCCGATCAAGCGCTTCATCGACAAGTACCTCGGCCTCGTGACCGTGGGCTTCGTGGCGCTGGTGATCGCCGGCTTCGTCGCCATCGCCTATCTCGACGGCGGGGAAGACCAGGCCACGGCCGAGAAATGCGCCGCCGCTACGCTGGAGCAGTAA
- a CDS encoding terminase large subunit domain-containing protein: MSGRPRLFSQASCDLTDSFVAGLDQKEKDEWSFDFANTAHDGQLPPSGDWRTWLIMAGRGFGKTRAGAEWVRSLAEANRHARIALIGASLGEARSVMVEGESGILACSPPERRPVFEPSLRRLRWPNGAEAMLCGGSIAAME; encoded by the coding sequence TTGAGCGGCAGGCCGCGCCTGTTCTCGCAGGCCTCGTGCGATCTCACCGACAGCTTCGTTGCCGGACTGGACCAGAAGGAAAAGGACGAATGGTCGTTCGACTTCGCCAACACCGCGCACGACGGGCAGCTACCACCGTCGGGCGACTGGCGGACCTGGCTGATCATGGCCGGACGCGGTTTCGGCAAGACGCGAGCAGGGGCCGAATGGGTCCGCTCGCTCGCCGAAGCGAACCGCCATGCGCGTATCGCACTGATCGGCGCGAGCCTGGGCGAGGCGCGCAGCGTCATGGTCGAGGGCGAGAGCGGCATCCTTGCCTGCTCGCCGCCCGAACGGAGACCTGTTTTCGAACCTTCCTTGCGGAGGCTGCGCTGGCCCAACGGGGCCGAAGCGATGCTCTGTGGCGGATCTATCGCAGCGATGGAGTGA
- a CDS encoding DUF2163 domain-containing protein, producing the protein MTLGFTTHDRDLLFDGVLHRAAPGMLPSAIRKTIGFSDDESEVEGAISHAAIREEDLVAGRYDGARVESGIVDWQSLETATLHGGSIGSVSQEGGKFAAQLRSAKADLDVDPVPLSSPTCRASFCGPECALNPLDHETRTTIRSVDPDANRIATEEADHSGYSFGTVTFLDGTMAGLSARIIATSQVGLTLDRPVDPALATGARVKLREGCDKTIATCTGRFDNACNFRGEPFLPGNDMLAQYPMPR; encoded by the coding sequence GTGACGCTCGGCTTCACCACGCATGACCGCGACCTCCTCTTCGACGGGGTGCTGCATCGGGCAGCGCCCGGCATGCTGCCCTCGGCGATCCGCAAGACGATCGGGTTCTCCGACGACGAGAGCGAAGTAGAGGGCGCAATCTCGCACGCCGCCATCCGCGAGGAGGACCTGGTCGCGGGCAGGTATGACGGAGCTCGCGTCGAAAGCGGCATCGTCGACTGGCAATCGCTCGAAACTGCCACCCTGCACGGCGGGTCGATTGGTTCGGTATCGCAGGAAGGCGGGAAGTTCGCCGCCCAGCTGCGCTCGGCCAAGGCCGACCTCGATGTCGATCCCGTGCCGCTTTCCAGTCCGACCTGTCGCGCAAGCTTCTGTGGCCCGGAATGCGCGTTGAACCCGCTCGATCACGAGACGCGCACGACAATCCGGTCGGTGGACCCCGATGCCAACAGGATCGCGACCGAAGAGGCCGACCACTCCGGATATTCCTTTGGCACCGTGACCTTCCTCGATGGGACGATGGCGGGACTTTCCGCGCGGATCATCGCCACTTCGCAGGTAGGGCTAACACTCGACCGTCCGGTGGACCCGGCTCTGGCAACCGGAGCAAGGGTGAAGCTTCGCGAGGGCTGCGACAAGACCATCGCCACCTGCACTGGTCGCTTCGACAATGCCTGCAACTTCCGTGGCGAGCCATTCCTGCCCGGCAACGACATGCTGGCCCAGTATCCCATGCCGCGATGA
- a CDS encoding phage tail protein: MATVVLTTLGSLFGGPLGGAVGTLIGRQIDGAIISGPKSEGPRLKDLAVSTSSYGQPIARHYGSVRAAGTVIWATDLKETKQKSGGGKGRPSSTSYVYSVSFAVALSSRPIEGIGRIWADGNLLRGSGGDLKSSGALRIHSGHGDQRPDPLLAAELGDKCPAHRGCAYVVFEDLSLADFGNRIPALTFEILAGDGAGLLPEMVGNLGSVDTSALMDQLKGYSHDGGSLAGVLAQVDRLKPVVPLYRGGALRLAGSSTAEQMTKSLPPPATWDQGEFGREDGRARARGSLTANALSALRYYDPARDYQPGMQRAEGGATATQRRTLEFPGVLSAQDARMLLREASMREAIGQETLSWRVAQLDPALGPGSKVKVPGIPGTWRVAEWEWRGAGIELQLVRHLQQGAFHAVTSDPGDGWHPPDREIGATSLRVFELPWDGHGSNEEVRIFGATSAPAGPWAGAALFAQQGTALEPVGNSGPSRATTGKLLQPLEPSPAHRFEQAASLLVKMLDHSSELVSTDSAGLARGVNRMLVGEEVLQFAQAEPLGEGEWKLTGLLRGRGGSERPALAGHAAGSEATLLDEDLLLLRVDLPALAGSTEFAAIGLAESEPVKASLENQGASRRPPSPCHGCVRHTDDGALAISWTRRARGGWIWQDEVEQPLVERQELYEVGIGPPSAPLRSFTTPTPDLVLGAATLADLTATHPDSPIWVRQCGDYSKSQPLMLGHLAG, encoded by the coding sequence ATGGCGACCGTCGTACTCACCACGCTGGGCTCGCTCTTCGGAGGACCGCTTGGCGGCGCAGTCGGAACGCTCATCGGTCGCCAGATAGACGGCGCCATCATCAGCGGCCCAAAAAGCGAAGGTCCGCGCCTGAAGGACCTCGCCGTTAGCACTTCGAGCTATGGCCAGCCGATCGCCCGTCATTATGGCAGCGTGCGCGCTGCCGGGACCGTCATCTGGGCGACCGACCTCAAGGAGACGAAGCAGAAATCCGGTGGCGGCAAGGGACGCCCCTCGAGCACCTCCTATGTCTACAGCGTCTCCTTCGCGGTGGCGCTTTCGAGCAGACCGATCGAGGGGATCGGCCGCATCTGGGCCGATGGCAATCTATTGCGAGGCTCGGGCGGCGACCTCAAGTCATCAGGTGCCCTGCGCATTCATTCCGGCCATGGGGACCAGCGACCAGATCCCCTCCTGGCGGCCGAGCTGGGCGACAAATGCCCGGCTCACCGCGGCTGCGCCTATGTTGTTTTCGAAGACCTTTCTCTGGCCGATTTCGGCAATCGCATTCCCGCCCTTACATTCGAAATCCTCGCCGGTGATGGAGCCGGGCTGCTCCCGGAGATGGTCGGAAATCTCGGTTCCGTAGATACATCGGCACTGATGGATCAGCTCAAAGGCTACAGCCATGACGGTGGCAGCCTTGCCGGCGTGCTGGCGCAGGTCGACCGATTGAAACCGGTCGTTCCGCTTTATCGGGGAGGCGCATTGCGGCTTGCCGGGAGCAGCACGGCGGAACAGATGACCAAGTCCCTCCCGCCCCCCGCGACTTGGGATCAGGGTGAATTTGGTCGCGAGGACGGGCGTGCTCGCGCACGCGGATCGCTGACGGCCAATGCTCTATCGGCCCTGCGGTACTACGATCCCGCGCGCGACTATCAGCCGGGCATGCAGCGGGCTGAGGGAGGTGCCACAGCCACACAGAGAAGGACATTGGAGTTCCCCGGCGTCCTGTCTGCTCAGGACGCGCGCATGCTGCTGCGTGAGGCCTCCATGCGAGAAGCAATTGGACAGGAAACACTGTCCTGGCGGGTCGCACAACTCGATCCTGCGTTGGGTCCGGGTTCGAAGGTAAAGGTGCCCGGTATTCCCGGCACATGGCGAGTGGCGGAATGGGAGTGGCGAGGCGCTGGCATAGAATTGCAGCTTGTCCGCCATCTCCAACAGGGCGCATTCCATGCGGTGACTTCCGACCCCGGCGACGGCTGGCATCCACCGGATCGTGAGATCGGGGCCACGAGCCTCCGCGTCTTCGAGTTGCCTTGGGACGGACACGGATCGAATGAAGAGGTCCGCATCTTTGGGGCAACCAGCGCGCCCGCTGGCCCCTGGGCCGGGGCAGCGCTGTTTGCGCAGCAAGGTACCGCGCTCGAACCTGTCGGCAATAGCGGGCCGTCCCGCGCCACGACTGGCAAACTCCTCCAGCCATTGGAACCCAGCCCTGCACATCGTTTCGAACAGGCAGCATCGCTGCTGGTAAAGATGCTGGACCACAGTTCCGAACTGGTCTCGACCGACTCTGCAGGCCTGGCACGCGGGGTCAACCGGATGCTGGTTGGCGAAGAAGTGCTGCAATTCGCCCAGGCCGAACCCCTCGGTGAAGGCGAGTGGAAACTGACCGGCCTCCTTCGCGGTCGCGGCGGGAGTGAACGGCCCGCGCTTGCCGGACATGCGGCAGGCAGCGAAGCAACACTTCTGGACGAGGATTTATTGTTACTGCGTGTCGATCTGCCAGCGCTGGCCGGCAGCACCGAGTTTGCAGCGATCGGACTCGCCGAGAGCGAACCCGTGAAGGCTTCGCTGGAGAACCAGGGAGCAAGCAGGCGCCCTCCCAGCCCGTGCCACGGCTGCGTCCGGCATACTGACGACGGCGCCCTGGCCATTTCCTGGACCCGAAGAGCCCGCGGTGGCTGGATCTGGCAAGACGAGGTCGAACAGCCCCTCGTCGAACGGCAGGAACTTTACGAAGTCGGGATCGGTCCGCCTTCGGCACCCTTGCGGTCGTTTACTACCCCGACCCCGGATCTGGTCCTTGGGGCTGCGACCTTGGCCGATCTCACCGCGACGCACCCCGATAGCCCGATCTGGGTGAGGCAGTGCGGCGACTACAGCAAATCACAACCGCTAATGCTCGGCCACTTGGCCGGGTAA
- a CDS encoding DUF2793 domain-containing protein, whose protein sequence is MTEFVSFPESTARYSLPFLVAGQAQKEFFVNEALERLDILLHPVVEGEVCDPPSSPQKGQAYLVATPATGAWIGQEDRIAGWDGNQWTFIDPTAQMNVFDKNLGRRRCFREGWNLPPEPVLPTGGSTIDSEAREAIETIVELLQQAGLISS, encoded by the coding sequence GTGACCGAATTTGTCAGCTTTCCAGAATCCACCGCCCGATATTCATTGCCATTTCTTGTCGCAGGACAGGCCCAGAAGGAATTTTTCGTCAACGAGGCGCTCGAACGTCTCGATATACTTCTTCATCCGGTGGTCGAAGGCGAGGTCTGCGATCCGCCTTCCTCCCCGCAAAAGGGGCAGGCTTACCTTGTAGCTACGCCTGCGACAGGAGCCTGGATTGGTCAGGAGGATCGTATCGCCGGATGGGACGGTAACCAATGGACCTTCATCGACCCGACCGCGCAAATGAATGTCTTTGATAAGAATCTCGGGCGTAGACGGTGTTTTCGCGAAGGATGGAATCTGCCGCCGGAGCCGGTGCTGCCGACGGGTGGTTCGACCATCGACAGCGAGGCGCGCGAGGCGATCGAGACCATTGTTGAACTCCTGCAACAGGCCGGACTCATATCATCGTAA
- a CDS encoding OmpA family protein — protein MRKFVIGMAMASTALASPALAKEDSWYVGVEGGPSIVEDIDFNVDDGASSLGVDFDTGYDFGGFIGYDFGAFRLEAEVRYAGANPNTLIVNGPTTLGGGSVIGANQYEVADGELTSLAFMLNGLFDFGPDDGLQGFVGGGIGVARTSLDTVVGVQQAFDDSDSGLAWQVLAGIRAPLTDNIDVGLKYRLFTAEDVTLVDVAGRSLNDSIRSHSLLGTFTYNFGEPPAPPPPPPPPPPPPPPPPPPPPPPPAPVCEQGPYIVFFNWDESDITPEAATILDNAVSAYANCGTAAVMLAGHTDTSGSTAYNMGLAERRNSSVRGYLTSRGIPDGRISSEAFGESQLRVPTADGVRELQNRRVEITYGPGSGM, from the coding sequence ATGCGGAAATTCGTCATAGGTATGGCGATGGCCTCTACGGCACTTGCATCGCCCGCCCTCGCCAAGGAAGACAGCTGGTATGTCGGCGTCGAGGGTGGTCCGAGCATCGTTGAGGATATCGATTTCAACGTCGACGACGGCGCTAGCTCGCTCGGTGTCGATTTTGACACCGGCTACGACTTTGGTGGTTTCATCGGTTATGACTTCGGCGCCTTCCGTCTGGAAGCAGAAGTCCGTTACGCCGGTGCCAACCCGAACACGCTGATCGTGAATGGCCCGACCACCCTGGGCGGTGGCAGTGTCATCGGTGCCAACCAGTATGAAGTCGCCGACGGTGAACTCACCTCGCTGGCATTCATGCTCAATGGCCTGTTCGATTTCGGTCCCGATGACGGCCTCCAGGGCTTCGTCGGCGGCGGTATCGGTGTGGCTCGCACCAGCCTCGACACGGTTGTCGGCGTTCAGCAGGCCTTCGATGATTCGGACAGCGGTCTGGCATGGCAGGTTCTCGCGGGTATCCGCGCGCCCCTGACCGACAACATCGACGTTGGCCTCAAGTATCGCCTCTTCACTGCCGAAGACGTGACGCTGGTCGACGTTGCTGGTCGTTCGCTGAACGACTCGATCCGCAGCCACTCGCTGCTCGGTACGTTCACCTACAACTTCGGCGAGCCGCCGGCACCTCCGCCGCCGCCCCCGCCGCCGCCGCCCCCGCCGCCGCCTCCCCCCCCGCCGCCGCCGCCGCCGCCGGCTCCGGTCTGCGAGCAGGGTCCGTACATCGTCTTCTTCAACTGGGACGAATCGGACATCACTCCGGAAGCAGCGACGATCCTCGACAACGCGGTTTCGGCCTACGCCAACTGCGGCACCGCCGCAGTCATGCTGGCCGGTCACACCGACACGTCGGGTTCGACGGCTTACAACATGGGCCTCGCCGAGCGTCGTAACTCGTCGGTCCGTGGCTACCTGACCTCGCGTGGCATTCCGGATGGCCGGATCTCCAGCGAAGCCTTCGGTGAATCGCAGCTGCGCGTCCCGACGGCGGATGGTGTCCGCGAACTCCAGAACCGTCGCGTGGAAATCACCTACGGTCCGGGTTCGGGCATGTAA
- a CDS encoding superoxide dismutase family protein yields the protein MRFFVASLALAAVVSGCTTIDSLPEERLGEATIRLPSGIPIGSAQITRKGDRLTLSAAVAGIEPGIHGFHLHTTGKCIAPDFTSAGGHLNPGGKAHGSLSAGGKHLGDMPNLDVASNRTATAVVDLPGEPSNVMADLFDADGTAIVIHANADDYRTDPTGNAGSRIACGVFEAN from the coding sequence ATGCGCTTTTTTGTCGCCAGCCTTGCGCTTGCTGCTGTTGTCAGCGGCTGCACCACGATCGACAGTCTGCCCGAAGAACGGCTCGGAGAAGCTACAATCAGGCTGCCAAGCGGCATCCCGATTGGCTCAGCCCAGATCACGCGCAAGGGCGACCGGCTGACCCTCAGTGCGGCGGTTGCCGGTATCGAACCGGGTATCCATGGCTTCCATCTTCACACCACCGGCAAGTGCATCGCACCTGACTTCACGAGCGCGGGTGGACACCTCAATCCTGGGGGCAAAGCACACGGATCGCTATCGGCCGGTGGCAAGCACCTCGGCGACATGCCTAATCTGGACGTGGCGTCCAATCGAACCGCCACTGCCGTGGTCGATCTGCCGGGCGAACCGTCCAACGTAATGGCCGACCTGTTCGATGCCGACGGTACGGCCATCGTCATTCACGCAAATGCTGACGACTATCGCACCGACCCGACAGGCAATGCCGGGTCACGCATTGCATGCGGAGTATTCGAAGCGAACTAG
- a CDS encoding MFS transporter, whose protein sequence is MTEATDATAPATEQNGSGAETKVSAYSWYALSVLVLIYVLNFIDRQILSILANDIKADLGVEDDYLGFLYGTAFAVFYALFGIPLGKLADSWKRVRLMAIGLTLWSTMTALSGFAKNATTLTVARIGVGVGEATASPSAYSLISDWFPARLRATALAIYSSGLYLGGGISLLIGGLIVENWNAAYPEGGPLGLAGWQAAFLAVGIPGLLLALWVLTLREPVRGAIDGLPTPEDPEPFKGFVRELFQVIPPFTIFGAAARGTSALAMNLAGAAFFAALAWILWRWTGVLEQWVFLGVGYYAVFSWAMGLRARDLPTFRLTWGSPAFLCTILGYGTVSFISYAASYWGAPYAERALGASKSDLGLLLGAPAAVAGFVGVIVGGWIADMLIKRRPNGRVWIIMLGLLAPLPVMWVAYTTSDVTIFYIASFFAQMLSASALGGAAATSQSLVLPRMRGLATATFFLATTLVGLGLGPFMAGYVSATNGDDLSKGVLSTFIVAPFGFALLVGALWLVPRASANVRNWAREAGEPIEA, encoded by the coding sequence TTGACCGAAGCCACAGACGCGACCGCCCCCGCAACTGAACAGAACGGGAGTGGCGCCGAAACCAAGGTCTCGGCCTATAGCTGGTACGCGCTCAGCGTCCTCGTCCTAATCTACGTGCTGAACTTCATCGATCGCCAGATTCTTTCAATCCTGGCGAACGATATCAAGGCCGACCTCGGTGTCGAGGATGACTACCTTGGCTTCCTCTACGGCACGGCTTTTGCCGTATTTTATGCGCTGTTCGGCATTCCGCTGGGTAAGCTCGCCGACAGCTGGAAACGCGTGCGCCTGATGGCAATCGGCCTGACCCTGTGGTCGACCATGACCGCGTTGTCGGGATTCGCGAAAAATGCCACCACCTTGACCGTTGCACGCATCGGGGTGGGCGTGGGCGAAGCTACGGCCAGCCCCTCTGCGTATTCTCTCATCAGCGACTGGTTCCCCGCGCGGCTGAGAGCGACTGCCTTGGCGATATATTCATCGGGCCTGTACCTAGGCGGCGGAATCTCGCTGCTCATTGGCGGCCTGATCGTCGAAAACTGGAACGCGGCCTATCCGGAAGGTGGGCCACTCGGCCTCGCAGGCTGGCAAGCGGCATTCCTCGCAGTGGGCATCCCGGGGCTGTTGCTGGCACTCTGGGTCCTAACTTTGCGGGAACCAGTGCGCGGTGCGATTGACGGCCTCCCGACTCCCGAAGATCCCGAACCTTTCAAGGGCTTCGTACGCGAGCTCTTCCAGGTAATTCCGCCGTTCACTATCTTCGGAGCGGCGGCTCGAGGGACGAGCGCGTTGGCGATGAACCTTGCTGGCGCGGCATTCTTCGCAGCGCTCGCTTGGATCCTCTGGCGCTGGACCGGAGTGCTCGAACAATGGGTATTCCTGGGAGTCGGCTATTATGCCGTCTTCAGCTGGGCGATGGGCCTGCGCGCCCGTGACCTCCCGACGTTTCGTCTGACCTGGGGTTCACCGGCGTTCCTGTGCACGATCCTTGGTTACGGCACAGTATCCTTCATTTCCTATGCCGCATCGTACTGGGGTGCCCCTTACGCGGAGCGCGCGCTGGGCGCATCCAAGTCCGATCTTGGCCTCTTGCTTGGCGCGCCGGCCGCCGTGGCTGGTTTCGTAGGGGTCATCGTCGGGGGCTGGATCGCGGACATGCTGATCAAGCGACGCCCCAACGGACGCGTCTGGATCATCATGCTGGGCCTGCTGGCACCGCTTCCCGTGATGTGGGTGGCCTACACCACGAGTGATGTGACCATCTTCTACATCGCCAGCTTCTTTGCCCAGATGCTCAGCGCATCGGCGCTTGGAGGAGCGGCTGCAACAAGCCAGTCCCTGGTGTTGCCACGGATGCGTGGATTGGCGACCGCGACTTTTTTCCTCGCAACGACTCTGGTTGGCCTCGGCCTGGGACCCTTTATGGCGGGCTATGTCTCGGCTACCAACGGCGATGACCTCTCCAAGGGAGTGCTGTCGACATTCATCGTCGCGCCGTTCGGTTTCGCACTCCTCGTCGGGGCGCTTTGGCTGGTCCCGCGGGCCAGTGCCAATGTGCGCAACTGGGCCCGCGAAGCCGGCGAACCGATCGAGGCCTAG